A window of Gadus chalcogrammus isolate NIFS_2021 chromosome 2, NIFS_Gcha_1.0, whole genome shotgun sequence genomic DNA:
GCCGCACCGTCTATCTTTCTTCCTGTCTCTCACGGACCCACGCAGACACGCGTACAAACACCAATTAAAACCTGGTGATTTGGTTTAGAAACCACAGAGAAGTGGCACTGTGGAAGAGCTGGTGTAGACGTTTCTTCTTTCTCgctgtcctcctctctttctctgcgcaAGAGTAGGTAACCCAAAGACTGCGATGGGTCTCTGCCCGGACATGCATAATGCATGCAATGAAACGCAATCTGTTCAGCCTCTTCTATCATTTACAGCACATCAATAATGGAAGTCTGGCCCCTCTGTTCTCTTGAAGTAGGCCTCTGCTTTCCTATCAGTGGCTTTCTAGGGATGATTGACCAGATGGGTTGAGCCAATTTGAAAAGGGAGAGACAATAGCCTTTTCCCTCTGGGCGTTTTCATGGCCTACGGTCCAGTCGACGCTGGCCCGGCCCTCATGCCCTCGTTAATGTGTGGCTACTAGATGTCACACATTCGGTGGACCGCCACTCTGAGGCGGTGGTTCCTCGGCCCGGGCCCAAGCCAGAGCACCGTGTGCCTGCAGAGTCGCATTAGGCAAACACATTAGCATTTAAAGGACCCCTGTTGATGCCGTCCTCTAATTGGCCTCtttactctctgtctgtcactctctcgcactctcgctcactctcccacgcgccctctcttcccctctaaCACTGAGTCGAGCCACGGCCACCAGGGCTTTCTCTTTTGTGAGTCACGGTGACACATACCCCCGTACGCGTACGCTCTGCATTATGTGCCGGACAATACTCATGCCTGGTCACACAGACTGGTGATTTTTTTTCTAGAATGTTTCCCCCGACTGTTTCAGCATAGGGTGAAATGCCTGGAATATAGCAGTCAATGGCTGCTCCTCctactctctccgtctctctctctcccactctctttttctctcactctggtcgtctctctcccccgctgtcATGTGGCTGCCAGTATTTTGAGTCCAAGTCGGGAGCCACATAGTACAATATCCTCCCACCCTAAGGCTGGTCAATATGGCCACTTTGGAGGCAAAGGGAGGAGAAAGTTAGGAGAGCGATTAGATAACGGAGCATGGAATTGGCAGGGATCCCCTGATACCATATCACATTGATTTAAGGGTGACCATATGATTGGTATTGAAACTCTGTTACTATTgcaattctatatttatacgGTGATGCGATATTAAGAACATAAAGTACAGAAAGACAATATAGCGCCCTCTGTAGGATAGTACCATTAATTTGGTTCAGTTAAGCTAAcatcgtttttattttaaaccaaTATAAAAGCTAATTTGCCAGCTAGGGTTGGCACGACTGCCCGCCCCGTGTTGCTGATCCACCCCATGTGTAGAGCGTTTTACCCTCGCATTGCGCAGGGTACGGAGCTGTCAGGGGCAGAGCAGATGGGTCAAGAGAAAAGGGCCCTATGATGACTGCTGACCTAACAGTTTCCCCAGGAACCCGGTCACTTCAAGAGGAATGTGCAAGCATGGCTGCcaaaaagacccccccccccccccgtgcccccccTGTCCCCGTCTTATTTCCTTTTTAAGTTGAGCTTCCTGTAAGTAGTGTGCACTCTCTTTTAGCACggtccatgcccccccccctcttacacATATGGCTGCGTTTGACCTTTTGTGCGAGGCAAGGCTGCGGTGAAAATGCATGCCATTCATTAATTGTGCACTGAGGTGGCGAGACACACTAGTGGAAAACGGTGCTTTTGAAAGGGGATGCAGCCGGCCATTGTTAGGTATAGTGTATCCCTCTTTTGACTTATTTAGGTTATTTGTCGATCGCCGCAATGCCCTCATTGGTGACCCCTCCAGTCAGGAGCCCACCGAAGGCCCACCGTTATTGACTGAAGCCgggccccccccctctacccccccccaccctcccctcctccaaacGCAGCCACAGAGCTGTCAAATTCCACCATGAGGAAGTAGCTTGTCGATTGGAACGCGCGCTGCATGGTGAAATCAATGTATGTACGCATCAAGGCAACAGTGTACGTGCGTGCTGTGTACGAACTGATCCCTGCGGTTCTAATGATGAGAGAAAATGACTGTCACATTTGATTtggactcggggggggggggggggggggggactttaaGGTGTGAAATTTCTTGTCGCTCATCGGGAGGAAGTGGACCTTTGGTGTAATGAATAATTCTTTTTTccgtctccctctttcctcATCTTTTACTGTACTCCACCCTGCCATCCTTATCCTACCGTCTGTTTTCTCCCTGGTTTTTGTTATTTCAATCTATTCCTATTGGATTCTCCTGTCactccccgtgtgtgtgtgtgggtgtgtgtgagtgtgcgcgtgaaTGCGTATCCCTTGTCTATATCTCTGTGTCTTCCTTGATGATGCCGGTCttactcatctctctctttcagggATTTCCTCCCTCGCGGCTCTGGCATTGTGACCCGCAGACCTCTCATCCTACAGTTGGTCAACAACAAAGCAGGTAAGAGTCAcagacttaggcccaatcccatttctaccccttaccccttaccccttccccttaccccttccccttaccccttacccgtaccccttcaaaacaagggggaggggtaagggaaaggggtaaggggtagaaatgggattgggctttAACCTGCCGTTCCCTCCACCATGCACACCACCATCAATCTACTCTCCAGTACAGCTGTTTACTAGGTTAACCTTCAACCAGCAATTATGGTAGTATAATTTTGTCCTAGTTTGATAATGAGGACAAACTGATTAGACTCGTTTGAAAGCATATTTGGCATGAATGTTTATTAAGATTTTCTGAAATGTGTGAACAGGTGTAATAACAAGACTAGTAAGGTGTTGTAGTCTGACTTTGATGGATAATGTACTATCAAATGCCACATTTGcgtcctccttccctcctcatccctccctccctgtccctccctccctccctccttctgaGAGCAGAGTATGCCGAGTTCCTGCATTGCAAAAACAAGAAGTTTGTGGACTTTGAGGAGGTTCGGTCGGAGATCGAAGCGGAGACCGAAAGGATAACTGGCTCCAACAAGGGAATCTCTCCCATCCCCATAAACCTTAGGGTTTATTCCCCGAACGGTACATGAGCAGCCTCccccattcattcactcactcattcactcactcactctctcacacttacTCACTCTCACaatctcgctcactcactcacttactctcacactcagtcactctcacactctcactcactcactgtcactcactcactcaccctcactctcacactctcatattcactcgttcactcactcacttattctcacactcactcactcactctcacactcactcactctcacactctcactgtcactcactcactcactcactcactcactcactcactcactcactcactcactctcacactcacatattcactcgctcactcactctcacactcactcactcacttacactcactcactctctctctcagactctcatattcactcactcactctctcacactcactcactcactcactgacacaaGTCACGAGTGTGATGTCCGCCGCCGTTTTGTTAGGAGTCCTAACAAAACTGTTTCGGACATCACACACGTCAGTCCAAACACAGCCCTTAATTCGCCCCCCCTCTGGGCCTCTTCCTTTCAGTCCTGAACCTGACCCTCATCGACCTCCCGGGGATGACCAAGGTTGCCGTGGGCGACCAGCCGGTGGACATCGAGCACCAGATCAGGGACATGTTGATGCAGTTCATCACCAAGGAGAGCTGCCTGATCCTGGCCGTGACCCCGGCCAACACCGACCTGGCCAACTCGGACGCCCTGAAGATCGCCAAGGAGGTGGACCCCCAGGGTGAGGCGTCCCCCACAAAGCATCTGTAGAAAGAGAACTCTCTTATTCAGGGActatatgtgcatgtattgaaAGCAAAGGGAGGCCATAAGTATTTGAGAACGGCAAAACGTCTAGATATAACGAATTCATCTTAAAggtgacatgccaccaggtgtgagtgtgattatccGTGACAATACGTTtagaaaatcggcctcttctgacatcacaaatgggcgtgtcctcctagatgtatgacggatagatgaccaacgtttgctacggtccacttTGTAGGCGGGTAgattgatctatccagcacagatctaggtggacacgcccacttgtgatgtcggaATAGGCagatttttcaaaacggcttgtaacggccaatcacactcacacacactttttttataCACAACAAGGTCTTCGCACCATCGGCGTCATCACCAAACTGGACCTGATGGACGAGGGCACGGACGCAAAGGACATCCTGGAGAACAAGCTCCTGCCCCTGCGACGAGGTAGGCCCGCCGGACGCCGACGGCCCACACAGAGAAAACTCTCCTTCCTCTGCCGGAGGCGTGTGTTGACTCTGGGCGTCGGCGCGTTGCGTGTATCGTTGTCGTCCCCCAGGCTACATCGGCGTGGTGAACCGCAGTCAGAAGGACATCGACGGGAAGAAGGACATCGGCGCCGCCATGGCCGCCGAGAGGAAGTTCTTCCTGTCGCACCCGTCCTACAGACACATAGCGGAGCGAATGGGCACGCCTCACCTGCAGAAGGCCCTCAACCAGGTCTGTTGGATTGGCTCGGACCAGGGCAGCTCGGAGTTGTTATGAATCCACTGGCATGCATACTGTATAGTGTTGACTGCTAAATACTCCAAactggttcccccccccccggcgctaGCAACTGACGAACCACATCCGGGACACGTTGCCGGGACTGCGCAGCAAGCTGCAGAGCCAGTACCTCGgcctggagaaggaggtggcggAGTACAAGAACTTCAGTCCAGATGACCCCCAGCGCAAGACCAAGGCCCTGCTGCAGTGAGtgcactcaccccccccccccccccaaataacACGGATGTATGTCCTTTTGGATGGGGCTGAAATAAACCATTACCATGTCAGCATCAGGATTCTTTGCATCGGTTGACCTAAAACCATTTTTATTTCTGTAATGGAAGCAAATAAATGATACCGTCCTACAGAGGGCGCTGTACTGCATTCGCCTGTGGGCAATTTGCACCACCTAGGTTCTGTTCTGTATGGCTCATTTAAAAAATTattgacatttttttaaatcatattgCAATGTTAACAGAATTGTAGTATTGAGATATACATTGCATCGAGAAAAACATggcattattatattattgagaTCCCTGCCAAGTCCAATTATTCTGCGTGTTCGACCTTGACcttttgttgtttctctttacccctcccccccctcccctcccctgcggGGTTCAGGTTGGTGCAGCAGTTCGGGGTGGACTTTGAGAAGTGCATCGAGGGCTCCGGCGACCAGGTGGACACCAACGAGCTGTCGGGCGGTGCTAAGATCAACCGCATCTTCCACGAGCGCTTCCCCTTCGAGCTGGTCAAGGTGGGAAACGCAcgcttgtgtgtatgcgtgtgcgcggcgcacacacacacagacacacacagacacacacacacgataccaCGCTGTGAGATGGCCTTGACCTTGAGCTggtcaaggggggggggcacacacaatcccacacgcacacaatgccACACTGTGGGGCATCCTTCAGCTGGTCAAGtcgggacacgcacacacacttgcgcgcacagtcgcacacacacacacacacacaataccgtGCTGTGTGGACGTCTGTCTCACAGcgtggtattgtgtgtgtacaagtgtgcaTTTCTGGATCAAGTAGCGAAGTGTTCcccgcacacagatacacatacacagattcaCACTCACGCGAAGCACACGATGCACCCGCACACGATACACACACGATACCGGGCTGTGGTatcacgtgtgtgcatgtgtgtgtgtgtgtgtgtgtgtacaagtgtgcacgtttgtgtgcatCAAGTACAGTACAGATGTCTCTGGACTCGAATGCTTAGCGCAGTCCCCTCCCTACCCCGGTAGGCGCGTGTAATGGGTTGCTTGCTAACGGTCTTGTATGCTACGTCCCTCCAGATTGTGTTTGACGAGAAGGAGCTGAGGAGGGAGATTAGCCACGCCATCAAAAACGTCCACGGTGTCAGGCAAGTAGAGTGCAGCAGCCTCTGGAGTCCATAGATGTAGTCAGGCAGAGGCCACACTGTGTTCTGTCCTTCTGCTAACTCATCGTCCTCTCCCCGTACGACATCCCTAGATTCGGCGCTAACACGGTTCCGAGCgcaatgtattttctttgcagCCGCCATCTGTGAAACTTGAGAAAAAAGTGTTCCTGTTCCGCGCTTGCCTTCCGGGTCACTTCTGCTTCTCTGTGGTCCTGTGTGAACACGAACCATCGgacctttctgtctctcccgctctgtggTTTTCTGCCAATGCACATAATCCATCATGATGTTCGGTTTTGTTATGATTTAGCCACAGTTTTCTTGCTTccttttatcattttatttttttggatgtcacttcctgtctgtctgttatgaTGTTACCTCCTGTCTGTTTGTTGAAtgtgacttcctgtctgttctTTTGGATGTCAGTCCTGTCTGTTTGTTGAAtgtgacttcctgtctgttctTTTGGATGTCAGTCCTGTCTGTTTGTTGAAtgtgacttcctgtctgttaTTTTGGATGTGACctcctgtctgtttgtttggatgtgacttcctgtctgtttgGATGTGACctcctgtctgtttgtttggatGTGCCTTCATGTCGGGTTGTGTCAATTTCTGTTTTATCCTCTCGGACCCCAGAGGTCCGAGAGGATAAAACAGAAATTGACACGAGTGGTTAGCACTGCTGCCTCACAGCAAGAAGGTCCTTGGTTCGAACCCCCTTTTCTCCCCCCACACCATAAAACATGCAAGTTAAGACACTCCTACACTGCCCATAACCGAGGCAAGGGCACTGCATCTGGAGCTGGTTCCCGAGTGTAACCCTGTGGGACTCCAGGCATAGGATGGGTTGAATGTAGAGACTGGATTTCCCCGCGGGATTGATGAAGTATATCCCACGTGTATCCATTGTTCCGATCCCCCGtgtttgtcttgtcttgtctgtTTGCTCGCATGCTCTTGTCCTCGTTTAACTCTGTCGTCTCTGTCCGCCCTCTGcgcttgtgtctctctctgtgcgtcCGCAGAACGGGCCTGTTCACCCCCGACCTGGCGTTTGAGGCCATCGTCAAAAAGCAGATCGTTAAGCTGAAAACGCCCTGTCTCAAATGTATCGATCTGGTCATTCAGGAGCTCATCAACACGGTCAGACAGTGCACCAACAAGGTACTGCAGCCGTCCAACATCTCCCGACCCCAGCCTGGGCACGGGGGGGCGGCAGGTGgttagtgtggggggggggggggggggggggtccgggtgtaatcacactcaccccatggatgggagagggggggagggttcaCCGTCACACAATAACACCTCTGCCTCTTGTTGTTCCTGTGATTGGGGAGGATGAGAGGACAAAAGGTGTTGCGTGCGGTttacccccccctctcactcccccctccctccgtctgcccCCCCCACTCTCTGACCGCCACGGGCCCCGCCCGGCCGGCCCTGTGCCCGGGCAGCGCTGTCTTGTTGTGGAGTGTTGTGACGCGTCCGCTGTCGCCGTGGCGATGAGATGttcactcggggggggggggggtgcgtggaTCGCCATGCCTCCCCAGCATCTCTGGACTCGTCCCGTTGGACAAGCGGCAGGCCTCAGGGGTTCACCTGGCTTATTGGCACTGTGGTTGTCCTCCCAACACAGGGGTACCTAGGTACCGATCAATTATTGTTATGTGTCCCCTAGTTGGCCCCATGATACAGGGGCCCGCGGGCTTGCTAAGACTCTGAGATGACCTGCCGCTTGTCCTAGGCCTCGTCTTCTTTGAAAGCGAgtcctctgtttttctttggaAATTGTTAACCAGACCACCAACTAAACACCActacttcttcctcttctcccgtcactctattttcctctctccctccttctctctccgcaTCCCCCACTCAACATTTGACCCCCACGCACCCACCCCGCCATGCCCTCTCAGAACGGGCCTCTTCACCCCCGACATGGCCTTCGAGGCCATGGTCAAACAGCAGATCCGCAAACTGAAAGTGCCCAGCCTCAAATGTGTGGACCTGGTGGTGTCCGAGCTCACCGCGCTCGTCATGAAGTGTGCCGCCAAGGTAACCAGGGGGGAATACGAAAGGGACGGGATCATAGGAGATGACCCTGTTTTCAGAACACATTCCCTCTTCCGCCAACGAAGATGGGACGCGCTCATGTTATCGACCGCTTCCAGcaatcacccccaccccacatggtcacccgtctctctcttggTCCTATTCACCCATCGCTCCCTGGGTTCTCTTCACCCATCCCTCCCTGGGTCCTGCTCCTCTCAATCCTTTTGTGGAAGCCTACAAATGACTATGCCTCCCCCCCTCGCCacctttcctcctcctgctgtacCACCTTTGGAGCACCTTTAAAATGTGTGCTCACactccctcttcatcctcccctcctcttctctccctcctcctaaATACCTCACTTTGATGTCCTCACATGAAAGTGAACTTGTTTATTCCCATGCGCTTAGCGCTGACCTACGCTTCCCTGCACTGCCCCCTCCCCTGCAGAATGCTCAGGCCTAGTGATACAGAGGCCCTCTCCGGCCCGGGCGTCCTCTAGCACAGTGGGCTGTGCTTCGCGGTCTCACTGACCCACATGGCAGATAGTCATGCTGCTATCAGCCTCGCCGGATGGAAAGGCAACGATGCAGAGAGAGGGACCGATGACGACTATCCCCTCAAGGCTCTCTTTGATTGGGGCCTGTTAGTGAGCTCGGACTGGGGCGTGTTTCCATAGTAACAGGGCTCCGCTGACCCCTTGTGGACAGAGGAGAGACCTGCATGCCCCGCACGCACGCTGCGCTGTGCCTGCCTGCCCTGACCGCCTCTGCCTTTGGGAACAGTCGCTGAGATTGCCATCCCTTATAGCATCTCATTCTGTCTCATACCCTTCCCTTGGACCTTCTCCACTAATACTAACATAATCTGACGTGTATCAAGGCTTCTCTATCAGCCAGATATGACGCAATTGCATAGATTGGCGCATCTGTTTATTATTAACCGCAGCAAATTAAGGGTCATCAAATGTTTTATGATCCAGATAAAGTGATCCATGTCCTGACGGTGAGGGCCTTTCTCACCTCatagtatatattattatatattaccaTTTACAATGTGCCCAGAAGAGAATATACCCCGAATACAGATGCTGGCCTCTATGTGTTTGCAGAATATTGCTTACTTTCAATTCTGGCTCTTCTGTTAAGTTTGTCCGtccgtcacacgcacacacgcgcacacacgcacacacgcacacgcgcacacacgcacagacagacagacagacagacagacagacagacagacagacagacagacagacagacagacagacagacagacagacagacagacagacagacagacagacagacagacagacagacagacacagacagaccacTTCCTTTAATTATCGCTCATCTCACTTAACAAACTCTTGACTGGATGCATGCAGACATGCCGGCATGCCTGAGCCGTCAGTGCTACAGAGTTGTGCCGTGTTGCCTTTCAGCTCAACTCCTACCCCCGACTtcgggaggagacggagaggatcGTCACCACGTtcgtcagggagagagagggcaagaccAAGGATCAGGTGGGTTCTGATTTAATGAGCGGCTATTGGAAGAAGAGGTTGCTGCTATCTGTTTATCCTCACTGGCTGCTCCCAGCGCCACAAGCCTCGGTGTGATGCAGTTAGTTGTGTGGTCCTGTGACTTTACTTTCTAATTGGAAATGCTATTTCAGTTTTCCTTTCATGGCCAATTAGTGCGTTATCGTTTATTAATGTCTGCCTCTAATCCAAGGTTCTGCTTCTGATCGACATTGAGCTGTCTTACATCAACACCAACCATGAAGACTTCATAGGCTTTGCTAAGTATGTCTTCCTCTATTGCACTCtcccatacatacacatacaaatacacacacaaactcattaattccacagacacgcatgcaacACAGTCTTTCAACCCGAATGGCCATTCCCATCTGGGTTGTGACCTTTTATTGAATTTGACACATATACACCCCGCCCTTTCAACCATTCCGACCAAATATGTCTTCCCAGCCTGCCTTGCAGCCTCATTTACGATCCTGGTCTCGGTATAAGCATCGTCATAGTAATCCTAATCATCGTCATAGTAATCCTAatcataaccctaaccccctaatATCCCCACCGCTAACTCGCATTTGCGTTTGTACAACTCCGGGGCAGTGATCAGTGGAATGAACTCGTAGGTTTTCTGAAGAAGCTCAGAGCGGCTACTGCTGCTCCTGGGACAGAAGAGAAGAGTAGCTGACCGTGAAGTGAAGAGTTGCTAACAGTGAAGAGTCACTCAGTCTAATAAGGAAGCGTCTCCTCTTAGAAAGTACTGCTGGCCACGCTTTGGAGGATGGATACAGAATAGAGCATCGTGACATATAGAGGATTGTATCCCGGGATGTGTTGGACTCtgccttagtgtgtgtgtgtgtgtgtgtgtgtcggtgtgtagtGGGGAGGACGGCCTGCAAAGCTCGACACAAACACCAACTGGACGCTGGTGCCTTAACGACCTCCGGCAGGCGTGCATGATCGCTAAGCGGCCACTAGACAATGCCAAACTTATCCTCTTGGCGGATGGCGAGGAGTTGGAGGCGTGGCCCTCATCCTCGTCGTCGCCGTGGTTACCCATGGCCGGCACCATGCAACAGCTGCTGCCGCAGTCTGCCGCCGAGCTAACCCAGAGTGCGTGTAGCCGTCACTCGCTCCAGTGGCGCCCTCGTGCGACGTCCCCGGCGGGCTTTCCCCGCctgggttcccccccccctagagTTGCAATTAAAACGGGAGCGGTGATGCCATCGAAACATGGAACAAAAGCAAACCTGCGTATCTTTGcttgcacgtttgtgtgtgcctgtgtttggggTTTCTCCTGAAAAGCATCCGCATGCCCAGTTGGATTTGGCGTATTGATGTTTTGTAAGCGGGGTCAGCTGGGGATGTTAACCCCTTCTCCACGTCACGTCAACTTTCAGTCTTGACTTCAGCAGGCTGGATGACGGCAGCATCCCTGGGTGCGCCGGCAACAGGTGGGCTGTCACATGGCACGCAGGGGGCTGTGTGTAGTGTACGCGTGtcactctcccccacccccccaacgcCCCattcccccacccacccccccccccccctcccacatcaccaccaccaccaccaatgtCCTTACTTCAACACCCAATTATCacagtttgtttctgtgtggttGTCATTGctgtatatttttgtgttttttttttttgtgtgttgtgatttgcTATAAATAATtagatttttcctttttgttgTGCAAATGATAATCTGTCGGTGATGTATTTCATCCAGTGCCCAGCAGAGGAACACAGCCACCAACAAGAAAAGGGCCATTCCCAACCAGGTACGCGTCACTCTGCATTTGCCACAGCCACCCTTAAAAACACCCATAGCCCTGCCGTTCTCACCAAACCTGAATCCTCCCCACCGAATACTGATCGTCAGTGTGTTAATCCCTTTTTAAAATGCCCATAGTCCTGCCGTTCTCACCAAacctaacccccccccgccccccccccactgaatACTGATCATCGGTCTTAAATGTTAATCCCTTTTGTGAACCCCAGCATCGATCCAGTCCATTGTTACCTCTGTTCCCTCAACCAGTTCATTCTAAATAACTCCTAGCTAAGGTCGTCCCTGTTTAGACATGCTAACCATGCCCAGCCTCATACCCTTGTCCCAATACTGAGATGGCTGAAGGAAGTGGGCTCCTTTCCCTAAGTATTACCAAGACGtgcaatgatttttttttttagtatgAAGGACATTTAACgatggaaggtgtgtgtgtgtgtgtgtgtgtgtgcttctccaGTGTTCTGACTTTCAGTTTCATTGAAGGGGGCTGTGTTGCGTTATTGAGCCCACACTCAGCATCCCTGCTTTGCCACGCGTGATCATgcacgtcccccccccgtcccccacgtCCCCCCGTCCGCTTCATCGCTAACCTGCTTGTCGCAATATTCACCCGCTGGCACCGACGCGCCACGGCAAACAAAACCCAATAcggctgtttgtgttttttgttttgccgTTGTTAACCGACTGATATGGATTTTGTTTGGGTTCTGTTAATCGGAATGCCGATTTGCATGGACGTTGCTACTCTGAGCCGAGCATTGAGTATGAAATAACCGAATTGTGGAATCCTAGAAATAATTCTAATTGCAtgtcactctcttgctctctctcctctctcccgtctgtctctctctatctctccaatctctctctctctctgtctctgtctctgtctctgtctctgtccctcaccTACTGTCTCCTCTGTATTtgcctctcttccttctctctctttctcccttcatGTCTCATCCCCTGTCTTCTTTCATCTCCCTCC
This region includes:
- the dnm2a gene encoding dynamin-3 isoform X5, whose translation is MGNRGMEDLIPLINKLQDAFSTIGQSCNLDLPQIAVVGGQSAGKSSVLENFVGRDFLPRGSGIVTRRPLILQLVNNKAEYAEFLHCKNKKFVDFEEVRSEIEAETERITGSNKGISPIPINLRVYSPNVLNLTLIDLPGMTKVAVGDQPVDIEHQIRDMLMQFITKESCLILAVTPANTDLANSDALKIAKEVDPQGLRTIGVITKLDLMDEGTDAKDILENKLLPLRRGYIGVVNRSQKDIDGKKDIGAAMAAERKFFLSHPSYRHIAERMGTPHLQKALNQQLTNHIRDTLPGLRSKLQSQYLGLEKEVAEYKNFSPDDPQRKTKALLQLVQQFGVDFEKCIEGSGDQVDTNELSGGAKINRIFHERFPFELVKIVFDEKELRREISHAIKNVHGVRTGLFTPDLAFEAIVKKQIVKLKTPCLKCIDLVIQELINTVRQCTNKLNSYPRLREETERIVTTFVREREGKTKDQVLLLIDIELSYINTNHEDFIGFANAQQRNTATNKKRAIPNQGQEVLLRGLGKGSEEKVIRKGWLTLNISIMKGGSKEYWFVLTAESLSWYKDEEEKEKKYMLPLDNLKLRDVEKGFMSAKHVFAIFNTESRNVYKDLRQIELACDSQEDVDSWKASFLRAGVYPEKDQADNEDSAPADTFSMDPQLERQVETIRNLVDSYIGIINKSIRDLMPKTIMHIMINSAKDFIHSELLAYLYSAGNQSSLMEESADQAQRRDEMLRMYQALKEALNIIGDISTTTISTPVPPPVNDGGRVGESSSNHRAAAAPSGPVRPPTVRGATPGPPLNPSPAFGVPLNPSPAFGAPPIPSRPGPPMNAFGSGPDPFSAPPQIPSRPARVPPGVPSRRPPGAPSHRPTIIRPAEPSLLD
- the dnm2a gene encoding dynamin-3 isoform X2 produces the protein MGNRGMEDLIPLINKLQDAFSTIGQSCNLDLPQIAVVGGQSAGKSSVLENFVGRDFLPRGSGIVTRRPLILQLVNNKAEYAEFLHCKNKKFVDFEEVRSEIEAETERITGSNKGISPIPINLRVYSPNVLNLTLIDLPGMTKVAVGDQPVDIEHQIRDMLMQFITKESCLILAVTPANTDLANSDALKIAKEVDPQGLRTIGVITKLDLMDEGTDAKDILENKLLPLRRGYIGVVNRSQKDIDGKKDIGAAMAAERKFFLSHPSYRHIAERMGTPHLQKALNQQLTNHIRDTLPGLRSKLQSQYLGLEKEVAEYKNFSPDDPQRKTKALLQLVQQFGVDFEKCIEGSGDQVDTNELSGGAKINRIFHERFPFELVKIVFDEKELRREISHAIKNVHGVRTGLFTPDLAFEAIVKKQIVKLKTPCLKCIDLVIQELINTVRQCTNKLNSYPRLREETERIVTTFVREREGKTKDQVLLLIDIELSYINTNHEDFIGFANLDFSRLDDGSIPGCAGNSAQQRNTATNKKRAIPNQLRGLGKGSEEKVIRKGWLTLNISIMKGGSKEYWFVLTAESLSWYKDEEEKEKKYMLPLDNLKLRDVEKGFMSAKHVFAIFNTESRNVYKDLRQIELACDSQEDVDSWKASFLRAGVYPEKDQADNEDSAPADTFSMDPQLERQVETIRNLVDSYIGIINKSIRDLMPKTIMHIMINSAKDFIHSELLAYLYSAGNQSSLMEESADQAQRRDEMLRMYQALKEALNIIGDISTTTISTPVPPPVNDGGRVGESSSNHRAAAAPSGPVRPPTVRGATPGPPLNPSPAFGVPLNPSPAFGAPPIPSRPGPPMNAFGSGPDPFSAPPQIPSRPARVPPGVPSRRPPGAPSHRPTIIRPAEPSLLD